CGCTCGGCGCAGGAGAACCGCGGAGTGTCGCGCGTGGCCTTGGGTACGGCCCAGCGCGTCGCGGCCGAGATGGCGGCGCTCCGCGAGCTCCTGGGCGAGTTCCTGGTCGACTGAGTCAGCCGGCGCGTCCGAGCTCGGCCAAGAGCGCGTCGTCCGCCGCGAAGTCGAACGTATACTGCGCGCGCCCCTCGCGCCGATACCACTCGTACGAGTCACGGTAGCCGTCCTCGATCGAGAAGCGCGGCGTCCAGTCGACGTCGCGCAGGCCTTTCTCGATCGACAGCAGCGCCGAGCCGGTGAGCGCCTCGCCCCAGTGCACCAGCGGCGGGCGCTGCTTGCGCGCGAGGTCCATCGGGACCTCGACGAGGATCGGCTTCACGCCCATCGCGCGCGCGATGAGATGCACGACGCCGACGATGCTGGTGACTTCCCCACCCGACACGTTGTAACACTCGCCCAAGGCCTTCTCGTTGCCGACGAGCGCCGCCATGAAGCGCGCGACGTCCTGGATGTGCACGAGCTGGAGCGCCGCGAAGCCGTCACCCGGAATCAGGATCGGCCGCCCTGACTCGAGCCGGGCGAAGAAGGCGGGGTCGCGCGTCGCCTGGGGGCTGCGGGGTCCCAGGGTGTGACCCACGCGGAGACACGTCGCGGGAAAGCGGCTCGCGCGCCATTCCCCGAGCAGAAGGTCTTCGCACTGCACCTTGCCCACGCCGTAGGCCTTGCGCGGGTCCGGGTCGTCCGGCGCGTGGCGGCGGAAGTCTTCGCGGATCGGCTGGACGAAGCTGCGCCGGTACACGGCCTGCGAGCTCGTGAACACGTAGTGCGCCACGCGCCCGCGGAACAGCTCGAGCATGGGCACGACGTCGGCCGGCACGTAGGCCGTGTTGTCGAATATCACGTCGAACGCGTCGCGGTGGCTCTCGAGCGCGCGCTCGAGCTCGCCGGGCACGCGCCGGTCCGCGTGGATGCGATGCGCACCCGGGGGCAGGGGCGCGAGGTGACTGTTGATCACGGTCACCTCGTGACCGCGCCGGGCCAGCTCGAACACGAGGTCGAGCCCGATGTAGCGATTCCCGCCGGTGACCAGGACTCTCACCCGGGTACTCTACCCGAGAGGTCTCCCTTGGGTCAGCTCTTGCGATTTCCCACGGCAGCGCGGCACGACCCCGCGGTCGAGGACTGGCTGCGAGCGCATCCGGATGAGCTGGGCCGGATCGCCAGGACCTGGTTCGAGTGCATGCGCGCCTGTGGGGACGACGTGCGGGAGCTGTTGCACGACGGCCATCCCACGGCGTGTGTCTCCGATGCGGCGTTCGGCTACGTGAACGCGTTCCGGGCACACGTCGACGTCGGGTTCTTTCGCGGGGCGGAGCTTGCCGACCCGGAGTGTCTCCTGGAAGGCACCGGCAAATTCATGCGTCATGTGAAGCTCGGCCCGGGACGAAACGTCGATCGCGCGGCGCTCACGAAGCTGATCGAGGCCGCATACGCCGACATGAGTGAGCGCCTTCGCGTAGGATGAGTGCGGAAGAGTGCTCATGCGTGTGCGATCGATCGCGGTGCACGACCTTCACGGCCAGCGGAGCGCTGGGCGATGGCCTCGAGGGCTGATCTTCAACGCAGGCGGTCCCACGAGCGCCAGCCCAGCGACACCAAGCTCGCCCTGAAACAGAGTCAGTCCGTCAGGCTGTCGGTGGCCTGGATCGGCGCCGCCGGGTTCGAGGTGTTCAAGGTGGACGCGAAGCACGCGAAATGGTCGCTCTTCGTCCGTTGCGCCGGGCCGCTTCAATGACGTGAGAGAGTGAGCGCCAGCGCAGCCCGCTCGATTCTACAAGCCGTCTTCACGAGAGCCGCGCGGGGCGCTGCGTCCCCTGGAGCTCCCGCGCGGGCTGGCCCGCCGCTTGCTCGTCTCCGACCCAGCAAGGAGGCGAGCCCATGCGAACCATCCTCACGATCTCGTGCGCCCTGGCGCTCGGAACGGTGGCCTGTTTCCCCGTGCCCGTGCCCGTTCCGGAACATCACCATGACCCCAACGTCGTGATCTACGATCATGACCCGGGCGGGGGACGTGACTGCTGGCGACACGAGGACCACTGGGACTGCCGCCGCTGATCTAGGATTCCGGGCATGAAGAAGACGAGCGGGTCGGGGAAGCGCGAGTCTCCGTCGCGCATGATCGACGCGCGCATC
The sequence above is drawn from the Myxococcota bacterium genome and encodes:
- a CDS encoding NAD-dependent epimerase/dehydratase family protein, which encodes MRVLVTGGNRYIGLDLVFELARRGHEVTVINSHLAPLPPGAHRIHADRRVPGELERALESHRDAFDVIFDNTAYVPADVVPMLELFRGRVAHYVFTSSQAVYRRSFVQPIREDFRRHAPDDPDPRKAYGVGKVQCEDLLLGEWRASRFPATCLRVGHTLGPRSPQATRDPAFFARLESGRPILIPGDGFAALQLVHIQDVARFMAALVGNEKALGECYNVSGGEVTSIVGVVHLIARAMGVKPILVEVPMDLARKQRPPLVHWGEALTGSALLSIEKGLRDVDWTPRFSIEDGYRDSYEWYRREGRAQYTFDFAADDALLAELGRAG
- a CDS encoding DUF1801 domain-containing protein, with the protein product MGQLLRFPTAARHDPAVEDWLRAHPDELGRIARTWFECMRACGDDVRELLHDGHPTACVSDAAFGYVNAFRAHVDVGFFRGAELADPECLLEGTGKFMRHVKLGPGRNVDRAALTKLIEAAYADMSERLRVG